The genomic window tatgagccgaaccgatccctttatgaacagttcggctaactgaaactgtttaggtatgcgccgaacatttgctagacactagttcggcttgtataaaattttcctagaaagccgaacctattcctgagagttccggaataaaaaatgttaatggtttggcttatataatgaaaattgtatcagccgaactgttcatatacactttcaggctgaaaatttgaagaaccgttcggcttaaaaaacaacaacattatgcgccgaacttaggttcggctcacaacgcaactaaattatgcgccgaacctagtttcggctcacaactcacctaaattatgcgccgaaccttgatctgaaacctggatattgacaactaatgaacagttcggcaaactgaaagtgttattgttatgagccgaaccaactagttcggcttgtttaaaaatatcataatgagccgaacctagtcctgtgtgatctagaagaaaaattatgtgaggttcgactcatagatgtaagccgaactgttcatcaatgggttggttcggctcatagatgtaagccgaacctattcctgagagttcaagaataaaaaatgttaatggttcagcttatataatgaaaatcgtagattttaacccattaaaatcaagtagattttatcttcatcttcaagagaatgaaaatacgaagataatgcaaaaagaatgaggtcattccgacattggacgaagaagttatgatcaaaacaagatcgaaagaattcagtctacaacgggaagttcggctgataactcatcaacacgagtcagccgaacctaaagcctataaatcaatattttcgaagtgtttaagggTGTATAGGTCATTGCATacccattagacaccccttatcaatacaccatggttaggaaaatgactttgtacgcctataaagtttttggtatgcccaatattatggacGATCCGGAGGGGTAAGCAGGCAAAGCCCCACTTTGGGGCAACAGACTTATGGGGGCAACAAAGCCCATATCACATGCAGGGGTGTTTTATGAAATATCTTTTCTTTAAAGGATTTATTTGGAAATATTGGTAAATCTGGAATAACCTTAAAATACAGTATCATTGATTTGGAATAAGTACCCATCAGTGGTTGTCGTTGTGATAATAATTTCTCATCTAACAAAATTTTTATGGATTAAATACTTATTTGCCGTATACCTTAATTCTGGTTCTCTTATCTAGTTTGTAATCAATTACACAAATCAAGGATTTCGATTCTCAGTTTCATTGAACACAAGATAAGTCGCAGGTTACTTTTTGAATAACTTATATTGGTGCTCATGCTGTTGTCAGCATATGAAGGGATTTCGCTATCCTCAGCAAATATAACAAATGCGACATTTTTTCAACTTGCTTTGGGGCAAAAATGCTCAGGAACGGTCCTGCTAGGAGCAGCATTGAAATCGCAGGAGAGATGTTTCTACTCTCCAAATGATGAAAGAAATTATGAAATGAAGAAAATTGGGGGATATTTCTGGTGGTTAGTTTTAACCATCATCGAAATCTCGTGGGGCCTTCCAGCATATGATGGATTTACTAATGGGATCCATATCTCTTCCTGCGGCCATGTTGTACACGATGAGTGCCGCCGCAAATATTTATCAACTCTAAGGGAAAGGTAATTTTTATTTTAGGCTCTGTAATGAAGCATGACTTCTTATCACATCCTAGCTCTAATTATTTGAACTGCAAGTACTCCAAAAATAAGCTGACACACTAATCTCCATATGCTGTAGGAGTTGATCTGCTCTTCTTACAATGCTATGTTTGAATTATTGTTGTTCAACAGATATAGAGATCGGTTTATGGCTGATGGAGACCGCAGTATTGATCCAAATCAGGTAGAGAGTTTTTGACATTGCTTCCATACCTCGGCACCTATGGATATAGCTGGTTATCTAATCGACAGTTGCATTCTTTTCAGGGAGAGTTTCCACGTTCTTTATGCCGCAGACTGGCAAATTCTGTGTTGCCTGCAGTTTCCAATGCTTTGAGTAATCTGGGAACAAATATTATGATTTCAAGCTCTGGTACAGAACCAGTTCTGGGCTGTTTAACCACATCAACAGCTTATGCTTTACGCCTTTCCCAATCCCTAGTGCTCCTTCAGAGTGCTAGCAAGAATATTGCGATGAGTAGAATGCATTTAACCTCTTTGGATCATAATAACAAAATGCAACCTACTGTAGAGATGATCCTTAATATTCTTAGTAGAATGTTTTATCCCGGCAAACACAAGAAGTACTTGGCATCTGGGAGAGTGAGCCACTCTGCGGTTTTGTGGGACACCCTCAAGTACTCTATCATCTCAACAGAGATAGCTGCTCGTGGTGTTAGATCTAATATGTGCAGTGGAAGTAAAACATCTACATCTGCACTTGAAGTGTTATATAGGGAACTAGAATCTTCTTCAGGATTTGTTTTGTCTTCGTTGCTTCAAGTTGTCCAAAGCACGAGAAGTGATAATTTGCTAGAGGTTCTTCTGAGGTATAGGGGTATTAATCTTTTTGCAGCTTCTATCTGCTCTGGTGTTTCTGGGAATCATGAAATTTCTCCCACCACGGTTACTGGAATAGGTACTTCCCATCTTATACCATGTCATAAGTTTTATGATCTTAGTTGCTTCGGGTCATCATCTAGTATACTTAGGTCATCTTGTGTTGCATTATAAAATCTCCCGTGTGTTTGACATTTGAAGTGTGTTTCTCAGGTGATATCCTATATGCCCTCAAACATGTGGACAAAGGAGCTGTCTATCCTGACACTCAGTTTTGGGGGAGAGCTGTAAATCCTGTGTTTTCCCGTGATCCTTTCTCGTCTTTGATGTGGATCCTCTTTTCTCTTCCATCCCCATTTCTGTCATCGGAGGATTGTTTCCTATCTCTAGTTCATCTCTTCTACGGTGTCTGTGTGATTCAGGTAGTTTGTCATTTTTTTAAGCAGAGCGAGAAGTGCATCTTTACTTTCTTCACCCTACCCTGTACTTTGGCTTATCTTTTGGTTATTGCAGGTGTTGATTACATACATCGGAAAACATCAAACTGTTATCTCGGAATTAGGGGCTGGTGACTGCCTGATAAGCGACTTATGCAAGAATGTAGGAGGAACTTTTGCCAaatattattttgcttctaattaCATGGATGAAGCTTCCTGCCAGCCTAAAGATATGATTCGTAAAATGAGTTATCCTTACTTACGAAGATGTGCATTACTCTGGAAGTTGCTGAAATCTTCTACACCAACACCCTTTGGTGGCAGATCTCATGGGACTAATAGGGTTCCATCAAATTTGAATGACAATCCATTGGAATCTTCGCTAAGTGACCTCCCAATCAAGCTCAAAGAAGTCGAAGAACTTGAACAAATGTTTCAAATCCCTGACTTGGATGTTGTTCTAGAGGACAGAACGTTACGCACATTAAGTTTGGAATGGATCAACCATTTCTCTCGGGTGTTCCACGCTCTTAATTATGCCAGTGCTTTACACACTACTCCTGCTGTGCCATTTAGGTTGATATGCCTGCCTCGCCTTTACCAGGATCTTCTCGAGCAGTATGTCTCATCTCTCAGTCTCAGTCTTTTGGCCGTTCTCTATGTTCTATCTGCCTGTTTACCAAGATCTTCTCGAGCAAGCATAGTGcaagatcttttagagaagtcaTGAAATGGTTCCTgctattgcaggtatatcaagcaAAACTGTCCTATGTGTGGGGTTGCTCAAGAAGATCCTGCACTATGCTTGCTGTGTGGTAGGATATGCTCTCCCGGCTGGATTTCGTGCTGCAGGTTTGTCTCAGTGCATTTTCTCTTGAAGTggtcttttttatttcttatctTCTATAAAATATCACATAATATATGTGTTCTTGTGTCTAGGAATCACTGCCAAGAACATGCAATGGCATCTGGTGCTGGAATTGGAGTCTATCTTTTGATCAGGGTACACATCCATTATTTATTTCACATATTTCTCTTCCGTCTAGAGCTAGCTTTGCCCTTCACAGTTAGTACTCTTCATAACGTTTGATGCATGGGATTGACAATGATAACTTTCCTGTTATGATAGAGTACCAGAATCTTGCTGCAACGATCTGCAAGTCATGCAATTTGGCCGTCTCCCTACTTAGTAGATGCATTTGGTGAAGAGGTGAAGTGATTGTTTTTGTGATGAAAAAAACATTGTTTTGTCAAGTTCAGAATAGTGGAATCATATGCTATCTGtcatcatatttcgatatattaGTCAAATATATAAATTCCATTAAATTGTATGTGCCATTAGATGTGGCTCAACTTTGTTATGTGGATTATACTCTAGCACCATATATTGTTCTTAAGCTTTTCCTCCGTTCTTGGCTGATGGTTTGTATACTCATAGCCATGCTCATGCAATATGAACGTCTATATATTGCAGGATCTGGCATTGCAGAGGGGGAAACCATTGTACTTGAATGAGGAACGCTACGCAACATTGACCAATATGGTAAAGTTTCAGTTATCTTGTATATACTGTGTATCTTGTTTCCGGTGAACATTCTTGTTTTAAGACAAGTATTACAACCTCTCTTTTGCATGGAAGGTGGCTTCTCATGGACTTGATCAGAGTTCAGATGCGTTCCGTTGAACAACCTACGATGGTCTCTTCGTGGAGTAGTACAAAAGTACATAAATTTTTTGGTAAGTCCGTTGGTGTAAAGAAATTCTAGAGGTCCTTTATGTGGCAAGTACAGTAGAACTAATCAGAATGGCCGAATTCCACGCTGCTTGCTAATTTGAAAGACTTGGAGTGGAAACTGTGGCAGTCCTCTAAACGCTGTCTGGCAATCATTGAACTAGCTGGGTGCACAGCTTTATGGATTATGGGATTATCTCTCGATGCAAAATAGTAATTCTTTTTTGCTTCTCTGAAGCCTCTTGCTTTTAGTGCTTTTTCCCTAATGGCATTTTGTTTGTTGTTAGGTGTGGTGGTGTTGCATATCTTAAGCAGTTTTCATGGCATGTTCTCCAAACTGGAAACAGTTTCCCCCGGCCTCCACCCCAACAGACTCTAGGTAAGAACTTAGAAATCCAGGCTGCATGGGCATTTATTTTCAGTTGTTTccagtttttcatctttttttttttgcctgttTTGGTTAGTAGGTGAAGAAATTTGTTTCTCTGAATAGCCAAGGCAGTCGGTGAAGTGGATAAGTTGCCTTGATAAGTTCATTCCCGTGAAAAAAAATTAGCTGTTTTGTAAGAGTGTTCACACTCCTTAATCAAAATTTGAACAACCAATTAACACTCTGAATAAATGCGGATACAAATTAGCTTCTAATCAATTTTCATCAGACAAAAAAGCTCAAGATGATATCCTAAAGAAAGTACCATGGCTacaaaaggctttcttatggccTTGCAAAAGTATTATCTCTATGTACCTTCTTTGGAGGATATGAAGTTTTTCACCACGAGTTTTGTGTGAAAGTTTGTAGCCTATAACCAGAGCATCCTCCTGATGTGGCAATAATTGATGAGTTAGATACTGGTCAAAAAGCATCTGTAGACAACATCCGTTAAGGGGTGGACTAATTAAGAACAGAAATTAATTGCTATGCTataattctgatcttacttattaCTCAATCCTTTCACAAAGTAGTACAAAATCTTATATGGGCCACAAATTAGGAGTCGTGATTTCCCATAATTTATGCTTGTTGATTTAGCCTTCTAGGTTGCATAAGTACAATTTAGGATTTCAGAGAGTACATGCACCTCAATTTACTTTTAGTTATCTCCTTATTTGAGAATTAGGATCTCAAAGATCTCAAAAGGAACATAGACGTTGGTATTTCCATCTAAGAGAATCTAATCACACCTGAGTTTCTTAACGGAGGGTAAATCACAACCCCTACACAATCATAGGGTTCAAAAACTGGGGTTTCAGATGAAATGACTATGGAGGTTATTGAATGTTGATAACCACAGGCGAATTATTACTAATTTTGGAAAATCTCGCCTTTCAATCTTTTTCCTCCTCTTCTTTGCTGTGATGACACCTTTACCTTATGATATTCAAGCTCAATTCGGTTGATTACCCTAATAGGGTTGTGCCTTTTGGTTAGACCTAGACACCCCCTACAAGGTATATTCATTGTCATCTTCAAGGTGGTGCCTTTTGAGTACAACAATTTACATTTTCTGGTTTGgaatctcttttcttttttgtgcCTTCACTGTGGCCATATTGCTGCGCGCGGGTCTTCTAGTGTGTCTGAGAAGAAGAAATGATCTCAAGTTCCCTATAAGAAGCAGAGATCAACATACCAACAAACATTGGAAAAGAATTCCGTGGCATAAGTTTCTCTTTCGAAAAAGAATTTCATAATTGATGAGCAACCTTGTTTTTTTGCATCAAATTAGCTAGTTTGCATGTCTTTATAAAAGTTTTAGTGGGCGGCTGCGGAGTGGGGATTGAAATACAGTAAGTAATAATGCTAAGCAGACAAATCAATCCCAGAATGGTAGATTAGTACTGAGCCATTTTCTTGAATTGGCTTCAATACATCTCTTGAAAGTTTCACATGCGACCCACCCACCGAAAAGAGATATTTCTTTCATGTCCTGTCTTTTCCTTCCATCATATTTCAAgcatctttttgttttctttccaaCATGTTTCAAGCATTTGCTATAAATCAGAGGCACAAAAACGTCGTCTCTAGAACAAATTATATCATCGACCCTAAACTCGTGGTAGACTAGAAAAGCATGGACACTGATCGACCCTTTTGGTACACTACAAAACAGGTGGCTTCTAGGGACGGTCAATTTTGTAAAACCGTCCCTAGAGATGGTTATTTGGATGTCCATGGGCTGACCGTCCctattggtcatgggataattAATTTAAAGTTATTTTTGGCCGTCCCCAAAAAAAAATACGACCAAAAAGTATTAGTGACGGTAGAATAGGGGACGGACAGAAAACCATCGCAAATATCTCTTGCGACGGTTTTTGGGCCTTCTGGGATGCTTTTTAGCCGTCCCAAGAAGCCTTCTATTTTGTAGTGGTAGAAAGGGTTTGTAATAAAATATACAAGTCTAACGGGAATTGATACAACTATTACCAAGAAAAGGAGATGGGATACTTATGAAGTTTGATTCGACACCAAATATACCAATCTGTAGTGGTGAGATGACAACGAAAAAGTTGCAACTAAGCACTGTAACCTTATTGAGCATATTGGAAATGATGAAGGGTGTTCCAAAGAACCCTGCAGGTTGAGTACATATTTTTTCTTCACTTAAAAGGTTAAAAGCTTTATTAGAGGAAAACAAAAAAAGTACAGAAAGAAAATGCAATAGAACGTGCTAAACAAGAGATGAAACAGAAGCCAAACCTCAATACGAAAAGAGAAAAACTAAGGCAACAGCCCATCAAGAATCCAGGCATAGCCAACTAAATCAATGCCTCTATGCCCTTAATACTTTCTCTCTTCCTTACTCTCCCTTGGTAACTCCGTAACTTTTTCCTTCACCTTTTCATAATCTCCTGTCATATCCTGATCACCACCATCACTCGTGATCCCGTCAAAAGTAGTCATACAAACAGATGAAGGAGAAGTTGGTGGAGTGGAACCACCAGCCCTTTCAGACCGCACTTTTTGTGCCAAGGCCCGTTCCTTCCTTTCCTTCTCCCTTGACAACATTTCCTTCTCAACCTTTCTTCTCATTGCCACTGATTCTCTAGCCTTCTGCTCTGCAACACACAACGCTTCTGAAAGCTTTGCGAAATTATCATTAATCTGAACTTCTTGAAGACCTCTACCATCTGCAGCCAAACGTTTATCCAGTGGAATTGTATAACCTTTTGGATTCTTCCAATTCCATAAACATGGCGGGATTTTGCAGTCTTGGTAATCTTTCAAGGTTATCGGACGAAGAGGGGAATGCATAACCGGCAAAGGTGGGGATCCAGTGCGCTTGAACTTTGGTGGTTGTACTGGATCGAAAGGTGGGCAAACTATCCTCTCCTATGATCTAGAATTGAAATCTGCCGCTTGTTGCTTGCTAATCTTCTCAAGAGCAGCTTTTGTTCTCCGGGTGGTTTCCTCGATCTCTTTCTGCAATTCTTCAGATTCGTCAGGCTCATCACCACCAGCTTTTAAAACATTAGGAACTAGGTCTCTGCGAGAAGAGTAAACAATCGTTGAAGCATTCTCGTGCTGTCTGACAATTGCATCAAATGTAACATTACCATGAGCATCAACTGCGACTGGTAAGATTTTAGACCCTAGCTTCTCTTGATCACCTTTCCTACCCATGCCAAGTGGGTATTGGGCAACATGAATCTCAGGAAACGCACCTCCATCACCAAAATCCTCAGGTGTAGTAGATATTGTTGATCTTGTAGGCGGCAGAAGCTCTTTCTTGTCCGACATAGCTAAACTAAGATTGAAATCAACAATATAAGTTTCACACTGACCTAACTGGTGGTGTTTATAGACCCCGCAAGTTTGCTATTCGAAACCTCATAAAACTCTAACTATATATAGGTCggtttcctttttttattttttttatcggtaaattAATTAGTCGGTTTCCTAATAAGAACCCTTGCCAAAATCAACCCAAATATGCGGATTTTGCAATTATGTTCATTTTACTTATTCTCTTCTCACAATTATATTTGTGTAATAACTATCATACTACAATGATGCTAGACAGAGTGCAAACAATTTAATGAAAACCAgcatataacaaatataataagGCTGGCAACACCTCTCATTCATTACTATCCCTTGTATTGGTACTTCGCGTCGAAAGTTTCTCATGCAACACACCAAGAATATGTGATACTTCCTTAATAGTTGGCCTTTTCTTTCCGTTCAGTTTCAAGCATCTTTCAGCCAATTTAGCCACAACCAAAACATCGTCTTCATCTGCTTCATTAAGAACTCGAGAATCTAATATCTCAAACAAACGATCTTCTTTCATCGATTTAATGAGATATAATGCTAGACCCTTCTCCTCTTCGTGTCTGACAACAGAAACTGGCTTTTCTCCTGTTAAGAGCTCCACAAGGACTATGCCAAAGCTATAAACATCACTCTTATCTGTGAATTGGCTTGTATGGAAGTATTCTGGATCCATGTAGCCGAAGGTTCCTTGCACTAGTGTTGTCAAGTGGGTTTTATCTACAGGTATTGATCTAGAAAGTCCAAAGTCAGCAACCTTAGCCTTGTGTTTCTCATCCAAGAGAATATTGGTGGGTTTGATGTCTCTGTGAAAGATTGGCATATATGCGTCTGAATGTAGATATGCAAGTGCACCCGCAATCTCTGATGCAATCCTTACCCGAAGCTGCCATGAAAGTAATGATTCTCCATCTTCTTGCTCTACATGGAGATGGTGAGAGAGGGTTCCATTAGAGACGAACTCATATATCAACAATGGAACCTCGGTTTCTAAACAACAACCTAAAAGTTTTACAATGTGCCTATGCTTGATTTGCGAGAGAATGACAACTTCGTTGATGAACTGATCAACTTGGGATTCATCCACCAGTTTAGATTTCTTAATAGCTACTATTTCACCACTCGGTAGCATGCCTTTATAAACGGTACCGTGGCCTCCTTTGCCAATGATTCTGCTTGGGTTGAAGTTATCTGTCATGTTCCTTAATTCTTCAATAATGAAGATTCTGGCTGCCTTCTCGACTTTACCATCATTTGAAGTGATCTTTTGCTTTAACAACAAGCCACCGTTTCTCTCAAAGTGCCTCTGCTTCAGCTTCATTTGCTTTCTCTTCTCAAATCCTATGTATAACCAATAGCCAATCCCAAGCAGAAATATTATGATTACGCTTATTCCAATACCTGCAGATGATTTTGAAGGATGGGTTACACTGACACTTATGCCTGCATTAGAAATTGTACTTGAACGAAAAATGAATGACATATTCATATACCTGATGATGCAATCACAAAGACACGAAGTCTTCGTTTGTTTTTCTGATCACTTGGAAGTCTATGTTCGTTAGGTGCACAAGAGTTTATCAGCCCGTTGATTTCTAATTCTTTATCTGGTGGACAACTACAGTTATAGCTTCCCTGCGTATTGATGCAAATAACTCCTTTTCCGCACTTATGTGGTTCTTTACATTCATCAACATCTGTTTAAACATAACATTCTtaaattagaagaataactactcaaagTAGGCCTTTTAGGCATTAATTTGTACGGAGAATAGAAAATATACCTTGGCATCCACTGGGAAAGTAAGGATTTCCTTGATAGCCTTTTGAACATTTGCAGTGATAACCAGGGCCGTTCTGAGACGCAAGACAGTAAGTATTTGTTCCACAAGCATATGAGCtaagatttctttgagcttctttgCAAGTAGCAGCGTCCGTTATTGCCCAGTCCAAGATCATCGGAACAAATGAGTCATTCCTAGATATTAGTAAATTCTCAACCCTATAATACTCATGGTCGACCAGAAAAGCACTGGCACATTGATAAGTGAACTCATTAGCACCAAGGCTGACACTAGTTGTTCCTATGGTGTAAGATGCAAGTCCGCTGGGAATTTTTGTTTTACAACAGCCATAACCAGAACAGTGAGATGGTGGTATTTTCGTATGCCCCCTTACGCAGTGGGATTCACATCCCTTCCTTGTTAACTTCGAGCTCATTTGTTCACCAAGTCTATCGGTAGGATAAATCTGGGACGCGACAGTACCATAAACGCTGCAACCAAGGACTGTCAATTTATTGCGAGTGTCGGAAGCGGGGAACGGTAAATCATACACCATAGATGAAATATTAGTGCCGCAAGTGACGGGTGCTAACATATTGATACGAACATAGTGATCTACTGTAATTTCTAAAACTTCATATCTATCAGTTGACGATAATGAACCCAATGAAGCAACTGGAGGATTGTTAGAATAATTGCAGGTAATCTTAAATCTGACATCACGATAACAATTACTAGTATCCATTCCGAATGGGTATGGAATAATTACGCTACCGCATCTATCTTTGCAACCTTCAATAGTTATCTCGTCATTACTACTAATACTGGTGCCATTGTTACTTACAGGTATTGTTGCTTCCAATACTGCTTGTACTCTCCTTGTTGCCGCTACTTCTGCCTCTAATGCATGGAACGCCATCAGTAATCCGAAGAAAATTGCTTGTAGACGTCGAATGACATA from Papaver somniferum cultivar HN1 unplaced genomic scaffold, ASM357369v1 unplaced-scaffold_80, whole genome shotgun sequence includes these protein-coding regions:
- the LOC113344858 gene encoding wall-associated receptor kinase-like 1 codes for the protein MPSLLYVIRRLQAIFFGLLMAFHALEAEVAATRRVQAVLEATIPVSNNGTSISSNDEITIEGCKDRCGSVIIPYPFGMDTSNCYRDVRFKITCNYSNNPPVASLGSLSSTDRYEVLEITVDHYVRINMLAPVTCGTNISSMVYDLPFPASDTRNKLTVLGCSVYGTVASQIYPTDRLGEQMSSKLTRKGCESHCVRGHTKIPPSHCSGYGCCKTKIPSGLASYTIGTTSVSLGANEFTYQCASAFLVDHEYYRVENLLISRNDSFVPMILDWAITDAATCKEAQRNLSSYACGTNTYCLASQNGPGYHCKCSKGYQGNPYFPSGCQDVDECKEPHKCGKGVICINTQGSYNCSCPPDKELEINGLINSCAPNEHRLPSDQKNKRRLRVFVIASSGIGISVIIIFLLGIGYWLYIGFEKRKQMKLKQRHFERNGGLLLKQKITSNDGKVEKAARIFIIEELRNMTDNFNPSRIIGKGGHGTVYKGMLPSGEIVAIKKSKLVDESQVDQFINEVVILSQIKHRHIVKLLGCCLETEVPLLIYEFVSNGTLSHHLHVEQEDGESLLSWQLRVRIASEIAGALAYLHSDAYMPIFHRDIKPTNILLDEKHKAKVADFGLSRSIPVDKTHLTTLVQGTFGYMDPEYFHTSQFTDKSDVYSFGIVLVELLTGEKPVSVVRHEEEKGLALYLIKSMKEDRLFEILDSRVLNEADEDDVLVVAKLAERCLKLNGKKRPTIKEVSHILGVLHEKLSTRSTNTRDSNE